In one Nitrospiria bacterium genomic region, the following are encoded:
- a CDS encoding M24 family metallopeptidase, with protein MVNQKIHLERVRTKMDEKGLDGLIVKGTDRYLNEYVPTEESTRVWLTGFSGSTGDAFVTKLHAYLFVDGRYYLQADQEVDSSLWTVIKVPMGTSLQGSLMEIIFRDFKEGNGRIGVETDRYSVRGFQDLKRQLEGISIGCVPVVPSIVEEVKGQKDPIRGEVWGIETSLTGRSVEEKLALVRQTMRSENVDAFICQKLDEIAYLTNLRGNEMPFQSTFKSVAIVKPNECLVALSGGGARPIKNPSSSIHFIKDEGWVERLKTTGHFARVGLDPSSATEWTRAALEKEGLIPVPMSSPLVPLKAKKTKEEMTHMIQSFERADAVVWGAQSWLCKKIEKGIPVTEADFAEKVYQLFRQSGAWALSFKVISAAGKNGAVIHHSNPDRKKSIEPGEIMLLDTGAYYEGGYATDLTRTFLAGPKGVKANSKQRRMFTLVLKGAIAGMSARFPEGTNGAAVDALVRGPLWEAGYTYNHGTGHGVGINVHEAPPSLSLHGGYNLEKGHIFSIEPGIYIPSFGGVRIENLCTVVEDPQLAGWLCIVPLTFSPLDERLIDSAMLTRREKAWLKWYKKESKKKHTQPPKPPVLR; from the coding sequence ATGGTAAACCAAAAGATCCATTTGGAACGGGTACGAACAAAAATGGATGAAAAAGGGTTAGACGGTTTGATTGTCAAAGGAACCGATCGGTATCTCAATGAATACGTTCCTACTGAAGAAAGTACACGGGTTTGGCTAACGGGTTTTTCAGGAAGCACAGGGGATGCTTTCGTTACAAAACTCCATGCCTATCTTTTTGTGGATGGCCGGTACTATCTTCAAGCGGATCAAGAAGTCGATTCTTCTTTATGGACCGTCATCAAGGTTCCCATGGGGACCTCTCTCCAGGGTTCCCTCATGGAAATTATTTTTCGGGATTTTAAGGAAGGAAATGGGCGGATTGGGGTTGAGACAGACCGGTATAGTGTCAGAGGTTTTCAGGATTTAAAACGGCAATTAGAAGGGATTTCAATTGGGTGTGTTCCCGTTGTTCCCTCTATCGTCGAAGAGGTCAAGGGTCAAAAGGATCCCATTCGGGGAGAAGTGTGGGGAATTGAGACGTCTTTAACGGGTCGTTCCGTTGAGGAAAAACTGGCCCTGGTTCGCCAAACAATGAGGTCTGAGAATGTGGATGCCTTTATTTGCCAAAAATTGGATGAAATAGCCTACCTCACCAATCTTCGAGGGAATGAAATGCCTTTTCAATCCACGTTCAAATCAGTGGCGATCGTTAAACCCAATGAATGTTTAGTTGCGCTTTCCGGCGGAGGTGCCCGGCCCATAAAAAACCCTTCCTCATCTATCCATTTTATTAAAGATGAAGGGTGGGTGGAGCGTTTGAAAACAACCGGCCATTTCGCCAGAGTGGGGTTGGACCCCTCAAGTGCCACGGAATGGACCCGTGCAGCCTTGGAAAAAGAAGGGTTAATTCCGGTTCCCATGAGTTCTCCCTTGGTTCCCCTGAAAGCTAAAAAAACCAAAGAAGAAATGACCCACATGATTCAAAGCTTTGAACGGGCCGATGCTGTGGTCTGGGGCGCTCAATCCTGGTTATGTAAAAAAATTGAGAAAGGAATTCCTGTAACAGAGGCTGATTTTGCGGAAAAGGTTTATCAACTCTTTAGGCAGTCGGGAGCCTGGGCGCTTTCATTTAAAGTGATCAGTGCTGCTGGAAAAAATGGGGCGGTGATCCATCATTCCAATCCGGATAGGAAAAAAAGCATTGAACCCGGAGAGATCATGCTGTTAGATACCGGGGCCTATTATGAAGGGGGGTATGCAACGGATTTAACACGGACTTTTTTGGCTGGACCAAAGGGGGTCAAAGCCAATTCAAAACAGCGGCGGATGTTTACATTGGTTTTAAAAGGGGCCATTGCCGGAATGAGTGCCCGGTTTCCGGAAGGGACCAACGGAGCAGCAGTGGACGCGTTGGTCCGGGGACCTCTGTGGGAGGCGGGATATACCTATAATCATGGTACGGGGCATGGGGTCGGAATTAATGTTCATGAAGCGCCTCCCTCTCTTTCTTTACATGGGGGATATAATTTGGAAAAGGGACATATATTTTCCATAGAGCCGGGAATTTATATCCCCAGTTTTGGGGGGGTTCGAATTGAAAACCTTTGTACTGTGGTGGAAGATCCCCAACTGGCCGGATGGCTTTGTATCGTTCCGTTGACCTTTTCCCCTCTGGATGAACGCCTGATCGATTCTGCCATGCTGACCAGGCGGGAAAAGGCCTGGTTAAAGTGGTATAAAAAAGAATCAAAAAAGAAACACACCCAACCCCCCAAACCTCCGGTCTTACGATGA